The Tubulanus polymorphus chromosome 3, tnTubPoly1.2, whole genome shotgun sequence nucleotide sequence CAGAATTCCTACTTTACGCAAGACCATTGTTTCATCTTCAGATAAACTATAACTTATTCCAAACTTCATAAGGAAGAAATGTAACACACGATCTAAAGATGCcggtatttcaaatataaaatacatcaatacaatCATGAGAaccatttttaatattttcaattcagcgGATGTATTTTGAGTTTTCTCATTGGGCGCCGCTGCGTCCGtgtgaaattgtttcttttgATTTCGTTTTCTGTATATCATGACTCCAAACAAAgtcagatttaacaatattaaGACGCTAAAAGGAACAATTACAGTCATGAACATGTAGGTCATAAAGGTGAAGGTGTACGCATActcataatgataatgaaacggAGTTCTTGTTGTTGTGGCTCCAAAAGCTCCCATTGTGAATAATCCCTTTGCACAAGGATGTGTGGCCCTTCCGGGTAAATAAAGTGGAAAATAATGCGGCCAGAAACAAACTGCAGAAAAAAATGCGTTGAAAACCGATAGAAAgattatttgttttttgttccaGAATCGTCTGAAATACAGCGGACTCGCGACAACCAGAAGTCTTTCAAAATTTACAATCACAACGGTCCAATTTCTGGCAGTTTGGAATGTAAAGTATAATGGCAGCGCCCATATTATAATTTCGTGTCCAAAATACCAATCATCATAACGCCAGAGGAGTCCATAGTCGTCGGTGTTGCCTACACTGATAACAGTTACACGAAACGGATAAAGAAGAAACactgaaacaagaaacagTAAATCAAACCAGGCAAGAATTATAATAGTTTGATAAGTGGAACGACCGATCCTTCTGAATATAACAATAGAAACAgagtttagaatcattcctagAACTGAAGCTGTTGAATATCCGAAAATATAAATGTTGGTACTAAATAAGAAATCCCATCGAATTGGCGGGGGAACACATCGAGGAGACTCAGTCGTGGTGGATGCGATTTGAGATGTAagattcatattttaacagcgacagcagcagcggcagcagcagcggcagcggcagcagcagcggcagtaGCAGCAGCGGCAAGGGCAGCAGCAGCAAGGGCAGCAATCAGCTCCCAGTGAAATAACAAGAGATACTTCAGATCGCGTTCAACTCTCTTCAATGGTGCAATAATGCTAGTCTGTAATCATCTATCTACACTGTGCAGGAAATTGTCATGCAAGAAACTTTctgaaatagtttttattcACTGTCTCCAATAGAATAGAATGTATTCTACATATCTAAGATTTGTTTGTGAAATAGTAGAATTCTGTATATTTTGAGTCACGCTATATCAGCGAGAGTGGTGAGAGTCACGCTATATCAGCGAACTAGCGGTGGTTTCAGGTGACTAGTAGTAAACTTCTATATAATTTGAGTCACGCTATATCAGTGAATTCACTTGACTTTACATCAGGCGATTATCATTACTTGActttagaaataaatcataattagGTCTCTCTTTTGGAAACTTAGTCTTTGGTTGAATTAAGTATTTGTTCTATCATTTTTTTAACAGTTGAAGTCAAGAAATTTACTTCAAAAGAATGAATCCATATCAACGATGACCAGATGACGTCATTTGGAGTTCCTGTGACGGGAATTTCTGTGACCGTGTTTTAGTGGTAACGGTTTAGGTACACAATGGATGCTGAGTCGTCACAATAACTcgatttctatatttcaacAGAATAATATTTTCTTCCAACCCGCGACTTGTTTAGTCTTGTTTTacatgaataattattcacGGATTCTCTAGGATTTCTCTACCTCAACCTGCGCAAGCCCAAGCCCTAGCTGTTAACTCTAACCCTAGCtggtaaccctaaccctagcaggactcgaacctgcgacCTCCAGCATGCCAGCAGAGCTTGTTAACCACCAGACCATAGATCTGTACTCTCACGACTGAGTAACTGGAGTAAATTTGGCTAATCAgcgtggtgactggtgaccagtcaggtgtggtgaccgcGGTGGTGACTGGTATTGTGACTCTATCATGCCCACTCTCATCAAACCCCAGGAATTTCAATGGCAATTTTAAGAACACAAATTCTAGATGACCACGTGTTCTAAGGTATAATTTCATTgtgtaaatcatttttttcatttccttcTAGGATCACAGTTCTATACATACTTGTATCGGCCTGCAGGTACCTTACTGCCCCTGACAGGTGGATTGAATCGACTCTAAGAGTGTACCCATGTTGCACAGGTGTCCAGAAGTGTCTTTATAGTTTGGTCGATTATGAGAAAGATTTGGCTGCAGTTTCATTGCGCGCCGGGTTCCACTATaaactgattgattttctTTGTCCCAGCAAATAATAGTTTTACTGTGAATCACACAAATAATTGATAAGTAAAACTTGTTTAGctgtttttctaaatgttttattcgttgcgcaataaacaaaGAAATTTGCGGATGAGTCAAAAACACTGAGCAGAATTCCTACTTTACGCAAGACCATTTTTTCATCTTCAGATAAACCACTACTTATTCCAAACCACACACTGAAGAAATGTAACACACGATCTAAAGATGCcggtatttcaaatataaaatacatcaatacaatCATGAGAACCattcttaatattttcaattcggCGGATGTATTTTGAGTTTTCTCACTGGTCGCCGCTGTGTCCGtgtgaaattgtttcttttgATTTCGTTTTCTTAATATCATGACTCCAAACAAAGTTAGATTTAATGCTATCAAGACACTAAAAGGTACAATTACAGTCATGAACAAATATGTCATAAAAGTGAAGTAGTACGCGTACACTTCATGGTAATGAAAAGGGCTTCTAATTGTTTTGGCTCCAAAAGCTCTCATTGTGAATAATCCCCGAACACAAGGATGTGTTGCCCTTCCGGGTAAATAAAGTGGAAAATAATGCGGCCAGTTATAAACTGCAGACAAAAATGCGTTGAAAACCGAtagagaaataatttgttttttgttccaGAATCGTCTGAAATACAGCGGACTCGCGACAACCAGAAGTCTTTCAAAATTTACAATCACAACGGCCCAATTTCTGGCagtttgaaatgtataaaataatgGTAGCGCCCATATTATAATTTCGTGTCCAAAATACCAATCATCATAACGCCCGAGAATATCGGTGGGTTTGCTGATATCGATAACAATCATACGAAACGGATAAAGTAGAAACactgaaacaagaaacagTAAATCAAACCAGGCAAGAATTATAATAGTTTGATAAGTGGAGCGACCGATCCTTCTGAATATGACAATAGAAACACAGTTTAGCGTCATTCCTAGAATTGAAGCTGATGAATATCcgaaaatataaatgttcgCACTAAACATGTGATCCCATCGTTCtggtggtaaaacacattgaGGAGACTCAGTCGTGGTGGTGGATGTGAGTTGAGATGTAAAATTCATACTTCATTCATCTACAGCACCagcgcagcagcagcagcagcagcagcagtagcaatCGGCTCCCAGTGAAATAACAAGAGATACTTCAGACCGCGTTCAACTCTCTTCAATGGTGCAATAACGCATGTGTTACTGCTAGCCTGCTATCATCTATCTACATGTGGTAACACCCATCTACACTGTGCAGGAAATTATCGTCGAGAAACTTTCTGAAATACGTTTTTTTCACTGTCTCCAATAGAATAGAATGTATTCTACATATCTAAGATTTGTTTGAGAAATAGTAGAATTCTGTGTAATTTGAGTCACGCAGTGAATTCACTTGACTCTGAGGCGATTATCATTACTAGActttagaaataaatcataattagGTCCGGGAATTAGGTCTCTCTTTTGGAAACTTAGTTTTTGGTTGaattaaatactttttttctatcattttttaACAGTTGAAGTCAAGAAATTTACTTCAAAAGAATGAATCCATATCAACGATGacctgatgacgtcatttggAGTTCCTGTGACGGGAATTTCTGTGACCGTGTTTTAGTGGTAACGGTTTAGGTACACAATGGATGCTGAGTCGTCACAATAACTcgatttctatatttcaacAGAATAATATTTTCGTCCTACCCGCGACTTGTTTAGTCTTGTTTTacatgaataattattcacGGATTCTCTAGGATTTTGTTTTCTAGGATTTAAGTTACCGCGTGTATGTTTTAATACATTATGTTGTGTAAAGCGCTTTATGGCGCGATACAAATTTcgtattgataataatttgaaaatggacAAACATGAACATATATCACGTGGAAAGAgttatataataatgaaacttATATTAACGATGAAGCTATGACGTCATTATATGTCTTCCTGTGCATAACTCCGCTGTATTTCTGAATAGCACAATCGCGTTATTTTTTGCGCGTCCGCGATTCTatgtagactggttaccggtctgtatcttcaattagaatgggacaggcaaccagtcaaCGATTCTGTGCAGAtattagactggttaccggtctctattttcaattagaatgggaccaggcaaccagtctatgtaGATATATCACCAACAATGCGACACCGGGCCAATActacgtttattcaccaggccaacactagggtttctgcgtttattaacaggccaacactagggttactgcgtttattcagcaggccaacactagggtttctgcgtttattcagcAGGcaaacactagggtttctgcgtttattcagcaggccaacactagggttactgcgtttattcagCAGGcaaacactagggtttctgcgtttattcaccaggcaaacactagggtttctgtgTTTATTCAGCAGGCAAACACTAGGGTAAGGTCTAACTCTAGAGGTTGTTGGCTAAATTGGCGTTTTGCTCGGATTTTCTTGATATTCATAAAGCTTTTTTCgtaataattgataaaattagGAATCCGTAGATGTAGTCAGTCTTTAGTCATagaaataattatttcaatctgTATTTTTTCTAGTTAATCTTTTTGTATTTAATTAtagtttgatttatttattgattaataaatgatttattattcatttgatcATATAGTCTTAAACTGAAGTTGTCCGTTCTTTACATGAATATCGTTTTGTATTAGAAATTGCATTTTTCCGACATGGCAGTACGGAGCCCCGgaggtcttaagttgttagattggctatagaacttagatggtcttagacttaGGCCTCTTTGACTTTGCAACTGAACCCAGTTGTTTTTTCGACCCGACCCGAAAAATATtgaagaaaaacaattttacgGATTTAGAAATAGGcaaatatgatttatttttaaagcaattgaataaatgataattcatggATGTAATACCGTGAACTCATGAACTCCTCCGTGAACTCATGAACTCCTCCGTGAACTCTTAAACTCCTCCGTGAACTCATGAACTCATCCGTGAACTCATGAACTCATCCGTGAACTCATGAGCTCCTCCGTGATCCCATGAGCTCCTCTGTGAACTATATACCGTGAACCCTTCCGTGCAATAGTTGTTCCTCGCTAAATTCTCGAGGATTTGCAGATGCTTCTTTAGGTCCTAGTACCGGTCCTTTAAATCCGTTAACTTGCGCCTGGAATTAAATCATGGAAATCGTGTATTCAATACTGCGATGTAAAATGTATGATTTAAAGAGGATTGTTTAAGAAGTATATCTTATTTAAtctctctatatatatatatatatatacatatatatatatatacttaccTTTCTACCTAAAGCGTGAATCCCAGCAATAACTGCTGCCATATTCTGATTATCAGTTAAATAAACAGATTGGAATAGATCTCCTCTGGCACAACCATATCTTTCCGCGGCTGTCAGAAAATTAGAAACATTCTCCATCAATTTGAAACTATTCGATGAAGTCGGGTGAATGTTTGGAACGGAATCAGGTGACACCACATTCATTACTCTGAAAACAATAGGCGGATTACTTTTAGATattatagccgcgatcacacgaagACGATTAGGCACGGGACAAATTGGCACCGATCACCAGGCCCGGGCTTAATTTGGCCCGtgtctaattagagagcgcgttcacacgcaaaccattcactcgatactaaacaatgctcaaacaaagcgaagtggatcatttccggtgccagttgcaattcaaacgcaatcatttgtctggtgctaaaatttggctcgggcctggtccgacgtttttggtcgggccaaatagGAGGCTCGGGCACATTTGGCACccatgtgaacagttgttccgggccaaatttggcccgggccaaaaatgcgcGTGTTATCGCGGCTTATGAAGATATACATTAGTACTTTTAGCCACAGTAGATCGGGCTGGTGAATTGAACCGCtataaatagatttaaaaaaaaacagatttatTT carries:
- the LOC141902274 gene encoding myophilin-like, with translation MANRPVGYGYTAETTSKIDAKYDVESERQAVEWIEAVLGYKLPEVSGRDNLQKALCDGVILCKVMNVVSPDSVPNIHPTSSNSFKLMENVSNFLTAAERYGCARGDLFQSVYLTDNQNMAAVIAGIHALGRKAQVNGFKGPVLGPKEASANPREFSEEQLLHGRVHGI